The Gemmatimonadota bacterium genome has a window encoding:
- a CDS encoding histidine kinase has product MGLVVWTLVRFTQIEHWSPGIQFFGNEMIQTKGLTKSAVNNLQEGTWFHLVRIREDGGINVTQVDADSPADRAGLRPGDLVISINGTDLRTRPEAYFQTRLRSRPGDQFNLAWLRDGNMQNGILTLEATEQVRYAVEVNQQELVLGVGAMTWFQRGSYLIFPMVLLVFGSWIGFRRPGNKIAFQCALLFLATALSVSPAFHPMIAGWPAWILSLSVFVITLAYFLEFVLLFSILTVFPIETELGSWMRKRAGWILIPLFVWIVIRIIYVLSLTNGWNTDAIQTIIFLVESVPVSALPVLVVFIAACLLLAQRSVARRQLYTRLQFINVGFVSAFVLAPVWTMTQPGTFMATWVMAPLQGALLPLLVWLLDHVVLVGLKCILPLSFAYSVLAHRVFGLRFVIGKSLRKFISNQGVNILLSLGLLLIIYETITFAATGVEASDLLIMVVTAGLILILVGGWTLAKPAVIRFIDRHLFRDEIENRQRLFRLRRELTHFQDRNALLTGSGSELLEVLDISYVAIYLSDGPRKSISVAWYDVNEKSISKPKNNEAFFNDSVVKIEALLNLMSPERPLVESEDPYLQNRVSDLGYELIILLRGELHAQGCIAFGAKVSEEPFTGEEKEQLLVLAAEMEMVLKNIKATTSLSMQTQRLKRLSNRLIDIQESERRRLARDLHDDTGQALTALKMSLEITRNELSGDADHTADRLNDAVSLADDTLEKLRAISHNLRPPTLDTVGLNSALEGLCKGFTQRTQIPVSYVGMDTTKISNPIDICLYRILQEGLTNCAKHGQASHVEVSLKRNGEVVQLSIQDNGRGFDLADTLADQNETGIGLIDMQERLESLNGRMKVHSKPGAGALLVATIPLEEK; this is encoded by the coding sequence ATGGGTCTGGTCGTGTGGACGCTGGTCCGGTTTACACAGATCGAGCACTGGTCGCCGGGCATCCAATTCTTCGGAAATGAAATGATACAGACGAAGGGACTGACGAAAAGCGCGGTGAACAACCTGCAAGAGGGCACGTGGTTCCATCTCGTTCGCATACGCGAGGACGGCGGTATTAACGTCACGCAAGTAGACGCGGACAGCCCTGCGGACAGAGCCGGATTGCGACCGGGTGATCTGGTGATCTCCATCAATGGAACGGATCTCAGAACACGTCCCGAAGCCTATTTTCAGACGCGTTTGCGGAGCAGGCCCGGTGACCAATTCAATCTCGCCTGGCTTCGCGACGGCAATATGCAAAACGGTATCCTCACGCTTGAGGCCACAGAACAGGTACGGTACGCCGTCGAGGTAAATCAGCAGGAACTCGTGCTAGGTGTTGGCGCGATGACGTGGTTCCAACGGGGCTCGTATCTGATCTTTCCGATGGTTTTGCTGGTCTTCGGTTCATGGATCGGATTCAGACGCCCAGGCAATAAAATCGCTTTTCAATGCGCGTTGCTTTTCCTCGCAACAGCGCTCTCCGTATCGCCCGCGTTCCATCCCATGATCGCTGGTTGGCCCGCTTGGATATTATCACTCAGTGTTTTCGTCATTACCCTGGCTTACTTTCTTGAGTTCGTGCTTCTGTTTAGCATCCTGACCGTATTTCCTATCGAAACCGAACTCGGATCATGGATGCGAAAACGGGCGGGGTGGATCCTGATACCACTATTCGTCTGGATCGTCATTCGTATTATTTACGTTCTAAGTCTGACCAATGGATGGAATACTGATGCGATACAAACCATCATCTTTCTGGTTGAATCTGTTCCGGTCTCTGCGTTACCCGTTCTTGTTGTTTTCATAGCGGCCTGCCTGCTTCTCGCCCAACGTTCCGTCGCGCGTCGACAGCTGTACACGCGCCTTCAGTTCATCAACGTCGGTTTCGTGTCAGCCTTTGTTTTAGCACCGGTCTGGACCATGACTCAACCAGGCACATTCATGGCCACATGGGTAATGGCACCGCTGCAAGGTGCCTTATTGCCATTGCTCGTCTGGTTGCTCGACCATGTTGTCCTCGTCGGGTTGAAGTGTATTCTGCCCCTTTCCTTTGCATATTCAGTGCTGGCTCACCGGGTATTCGGCCTCAGGTTTGTTATTGGAAAAAGCCTTCGGAAATTCATATCCAACCAGGGCGTGAATATCCTGCTGAGTCTTGGATTGCTCCTGATTATCTATGAAACGATCACTTTCGCGGCTACTGGTGTAGAAGCCTCCGACCTGTTGATTATGGTTGTTACCGCGGGACTCATCCTGATACTCGTCGGTGGCTGGACCCTTGCTAAACCAGCAGTCATCCGGTTTATCGACAGACACCTGTTTCGTGATGAAATAGAGAACCGTCAGCGACTCTTCAGGCTCAGACGTGAGTTAACGCATTTTCAGGATCGAAACGCCCTTCTTACCGGTAGCGGAAGTGAACTGCTTGAGGTGCTGGACATCTCGTATGTAGCCATCTACCTCAGCGATGGACCTCGGAAGTCGATATCGGTTGCCTGGTACGACGTAAACGAAAAGTCCATCAGCAAGCCGAAGAATAACGAAGCCTTCTTCAATGATTCAGTTGTCAAAATCGAAGCGTTGTTGAATCTGATGTCTCCGGAACGACCATTGGTTGAATCTGAAGACCCGTATCTCCAAAATCGGGTTTCAGATCTTGGTTACGAACTCATCATCTTGCTACGGGGTGAATTGCATGCTCAAGGTTGTATCGCATTCGGAGCCAAAGTTTCGGAAGAGCCCTTTACCGGCGAAGAAAAAGAACAGTTACTGGTGCTGGCTGCTGAAATGGAGATGGTGCTGAAGAATATAAAAGCAACCACATCGCTGAGCATGCAGACACAACGCCTCAAGAGACTTTCCAACCGACTCATCGACATTCAGGAATCAGAAAGACGTCGGCTGGCACGGGATCTCCACGATGATACAGGACAGGCGCTTACGGCGCTGAAAATGAGCCTGGAAATAACCCGGAACGAGTTGTCCGGAGATGCCGATCATACTGCAGATCGACTGAATGACGCTGTGTCACTGGCCGACGATACGCTGGAGAAACTACGTGCGATCTCCCATAACCTTCGTCCTCCGACACTGGATACCGTCGGGCTGAATTCAGCACTGGAAGGACTATGCAAGGGTTTCACGCAACGAACTCAAATACCGGTCTCATACGTTGGCATGGATACTACAAAGATCTCCAATCCAATCGATATCTGCCTGTATCGTATACTGCAGGAAGGGCTGACAAACTGTGCCAAACACGGACAAGCCTCTCATGTGGAAGTCAGCTTGAAACGCAATGGCGAGGTTGTACAACTATCTATACAGGATAACGGCCGGGGCTTTGATCTTGCAGATACACTTGCTGATCAGAATGAAACAGGAATCGGTCTGATAGACATGCAGGAACGCCTCGAATCGCTGAACGGTCGTATGAAGGTTCACTCGAAACCAGGCGCGGGAGCCCTTCTGGTCGCTACGATTCCTTTGGAGGAGAAATGA
- the fusA gene encoding elongation factor G: MKDYNIEKIRNICLAGHGGSGKTSLAEAMLFNAGATTRLGSVDDGNTVSDYREEEIEHRISMNLTPLYCEWNDHDLHVLDTPGYSDFTSEVHCAMRVTDNVAIVVKAIEGIEVETERAWEYADQYGLPRMVVVNLLDKEHANFYDALARLQERFGTQAVPVQIPIGEADGFSGVVDLVAMQAVTFEGGDGKGKRSEIPGDLADQAEEHREKLVETVAESDDELLEVYFEEGALTDEQLLEGLRKGVKDGAIYPVLATCASANIGVSGVMDAAAAYMVSPADRPPVTATPSGGGEEVALDPDPSGPLAALVFKTVSEAHIGELTYFRVFSGEIKHGGDVYNSTKNTSERFGQIYHTNGHARNELNVIRAGEIGATVKLKDTHTGDSLGTRQKSFGLEWVDFAEPVANVAVLPKSKDDEEKISTGLSRLHEEDPSFTFRYNSEIKQLILAGAGEMHLDLIVERLSRRFGVEVEMVQPRIPYREAIKGKSEAQGRFKRQSGGRGQFGDVWLRVEPRQRGEGYEFDNGIVGGAVPSRFIPAVDKGIQEAMVEGVVAKYPVVDLKATLYDGSFHTVDSSEMAFKVAASMGFKKAFMEARPVLLEPIYEVDVVVPEDYMGDVMGDLSSRRGRILGMSPRGSNQVVRAEVPLAELYRYSTVLRSITHGRGSHARKFIRYEEMPREIETKVIEESKSLEEE, encoded by the coding sequence GTGAAGGACTATAACATCGAAAAAATCAGAAACATTTGCCTCGCGGGCCACGGGGGGAGCGGCAAGACCTCCCTGGCGGAGGCCATGCTCTTCAACGCCGGCGCGACTACCCGGCTCGGCAGCGTGGACGACGGCAACACGGTGTCGGACTACCGCGAGGAAGAGATCGAACACCGCATTTCCATGAACCTTACGCCGCTGTACTGCGAGTGGAACGACCACGACCTCCATGTTCTCGACACCCCGGGCTATTCCGATTTCACCAGCGAAGTGCACTGCGCGATGCGCGTCACGGACAACGTGGCCATCGTGGTCAAGGCCATCGAAGGCATCGAGGTGGAGACGGAGCGCGCCTGGGAGTATGCGGACCAGTACGGCCTGCCCCGCATGGTGGTGGTCAATCTCCTGGACAAGGAGCACGCGAACTTCTATGACGCGCTGGCTCGTCTGCAGGAACGCTTCGGCACGCAGGCCGTTCCCGTCCAGATTCCGATCGGTGAAGCCGATGGATTCTCGGGCGTCGTCGACCTGGTCGCCATGCAAGCGGTGACGTTCGAGGGCGGCGACGGCAAGGGCAAGCGCTCCGAGATCCCTGGAGACCTCGCTGACCAGGCGGAAGAACACCGGGAAAAACTGGTAGAAACCGTGGCGGAATCCGACGACGAACTGCTCGAGGTTTACTTCGAAGAAGGCGCGTTGACCGATGAGCAGCTCCTCGAAGGGTTGCGCAAGGGGGTGAAGGACGGGGCCATCTACCCCGTATTGGCGACGTGCGCATCTGCAAACATTGGGGTCTCCGGCGTGATGGACGCAGCGGCTGCGTACATGGTTTCTCCAGCGGACCGCCCGCCGGTGACGGCCACCCCATCGGGCGGCGGCGAGGAAGTCGCGCTGGACCCGGACCCGTCCGGTCCGCTGGCCGCGCTGGTGTTCAAGACGGTCTCCGAGGCCCATATCGGGGAACTGACCTATTTCCGGGTTTTTTCCGGAGAAATCAAGCACGGCGGCGACGTGTACAATTCGACGAAGAACACGTCGGAAAGATTCGGCCAGATCTACCACACCAACGGTCACGCACGCAACGAACTGAACGTCATCCGCGCCGGCGAGATCGGGGCCACCGTGAAGCTGAAAGACACCCACACCGGCGACTCCCTGGGTACGCGGCAGAAGTCCTTCGGCCTGGAATGGGTGGACTTCGCCGAGCCCGTGGCGAACGTGGCCGTCCTGCCGAAGAGCAAGGACGACGAGGAGAAGATCAGTACCGGCCTCTCCCGGCTTCACGAGGAGGATCCCTCCTTCACCTTCCGGTACAACTCCGAGATCAAGCAGCTGATCCTGGCCGGGGCCGGCGAAATGCACCTTGACCTCATCGTCGAGCGGCTGAGCCGCCGTTTCGGCGTGGAAGTCGAGATGGTGCAGCCGCGCATCCCCTACCGCGAGGCGATCAAGGGTAAGTCCGAGGCCCAGGGCCGGTTCAAGCGGCAGAGCGGAGGGCGCGGCCAGTTCGGCGACGTATGGCTGCGCGTGGAACCCCGGCAGCGCGGTGAAGGGTACGAATTCGACAACGGCATCGTCGGCGGCGCCGTCCCTAGCCGGTTCATTCCGGCCGTGGACAAGGGCATCCAGGAAGCCATGGTGGAGGGCGTGGTCGCCAAGTACCCCGTGGTCGACCTGAAGGCCACGCTGTACGACGGTTCCTTCCACACGGTCGATTCGTCCGAAATGGCCTTCAAGGTGGCCGCGTCCATGGGGTTCAAGAAGGCCTTCATGGAAGCCCGTCCCGTCCTGCTCGAACCGATCTACGAGGTGGACGTGGTCGTCCCCGAGGACTACATGGGCGATGTGATGGGCGATCTTTCCAGCCGGCGAGGCCGCATCCTGGGCATGTCGCCCCGAGGGAGCAACCAGGTGGTCCGGGCCGAAGTGCCCCTGGCCGAACTGTATCGGTACTCCACCGTGCTGCGATCCATCACGCACGGCCGCGGAAGCCATGCGCGGAAATTCATCCGCTACGAGGAAATGCCCCGGGAAATCGAAACCAAGGTGATCGAAGAGTCCAAGTCACTGGAAGAGGAATAG
- a CDS encoding ABC transporter ATP-binding protein, with product MMEPLLKVDNLSTHFLTRGGAVRAVDDVSFEVAEGETVGIVGESGCGKSATVLSIMRLIPSPPGRIVSGNIVFNPGGDEPPVDLRTISEPDMQEIRGNIVSMVFQDPMTSLNPVLTIGWQLREPLQLHLGLDKKQATDRSIELLQMVNIPSPEQRLNDYPHQFSGGMRQRVMIAMAIACNPKLLIADEPTTALDVTIQAQILELMMKLQEELNMSVVIITHDLGVVGEVCDRVIVMYAGRIIESGPVDTLLDDPKHPYTHGLLQSVPKLGPSVKERMEPIDGVPPNLIQLPPGCRFAPRCPSRFDRCEEDPALKDVASEHDCACWLY from the coding sequence ATTATGGAACCCTTACTTAAGGTCGACAACCTTTCAACCCACTTCCTCACCCGCGGCGGCGCGGTGCGGGCCGTGGACGACGTCAGTTTCGAAGTGGCCGAAGGGGAAACGGTGGGCATCGTGGGGGAAAGCGGGTGCGGCAAGAGCGCTACGGTGCTTTCCATCATGCGGCTCATTCCGAGCCCACCGGGCCGCATCGTCAGCGGCAACATCGTTTTCAATCCCGGTGGCGACGAACCGCCGGTGGACCTGCGCACCATATCAGAACCCGATATGCAGGAGATCCGGGGCAATATCGTCTCCATGGTGTTCCAGGACCCCATGACGTCGCTCAACCCGGTGCTGACCATCGGATGGCAGCTGCGGGAACCCCTCCAGCTTCATCTCGGCCTCGACAAGAAGCAGGCCACCGACCGCAGCATCGAACTGCTGCAGATGGTCAACATCCCGAGCCCGGAACAGCGCCTGAACGACTACCCCCACCAGTTCAGCGGGGGGATGCGGCAGCGCGTCATGATCGCCATGGCCATCGCGTGCAACCCGAAACTGCTCATCGCCGACGAGCCGACCACGGCGCTGGACGTCACGATACAGGCGCAGATCCTGGAACTGATGATGAAGCTCCAGGAAGAACTGAACATGTCCGTCGTCATCATCACCCACGATCTCGGCGTCGTGGGCGAGGTGTGCGACCGGGTGATCGTCATGTACGCCGGCCGGATCATCGAATCGGGCCCGGTGGACACGCTGCTCGACGATCCGAAGCACCCCTATACCCACGGGCTGCTGCAGTCCGTGCCCAAGCTGGGTCCCTCGGTGAAGGAACGCATGGAACCCATCGACGGCGTGCCGCCGAACCTGATCCAGCTGCCGCCCGGCTGCCGGTTCGCGCCCCGGTGTCCGAGCCGTTTCGACCGGTGCGAGGAAGATCCGGCGCTGAAAGACGTGGCCTCGGAGCACGACTGCGCCTGCTGGCTGTATTAA
- a CDS encoding dipeptide ABC transporter ATP-binding protein produces MNEPLLQLDNVVKHFELEEGLGRKEEGGTVRALDGVSFSINRGETFGLVGESGCGKSTLGLTVLQLYRPTAGKVFFEGNDLADMSENDLKPVRKRLQMIFQDPYASLDPRMTVGNIVQEPLDIHRVGSRQERRERLVSLLEMVGLGEAYVDRYPHEFSGGQRQRIGIARAIALNPSLIICDEPVSALDVSIQVQILNLLQDLQNELNLTYMFIAHNLAVVAHISDRIGVMYLGKLIEAGRTDEVTDNPQHPYTQSLLSAVPEISKRRQKQRIQLTGDVPSPVNPPSGCRFHPRCPIAKADCAEHEPELKQNDSGHWVACHYA; encoded by the coding sequence TTGAACGAGCCTTTGCTGCAATTGGACAACGTAGTCAAGCACTTCGAACTGGAAGAAGGGCTGGGCCGCAAGGAGGAAGGCGGCACCGTCCGGGCCCTGGACGGCGTTTCCTTTTCCATCAATCGCGGCGAGACCTTCGGCCTGGTGGGCGAGAGCGGCTGCGGGAAGTCCACCCTGGGACTGACCGTGCTGCAGCTGTACCGCCCCACGGCGGGGAAGGTCTTCTTCGAAGGCAACGACCTGGCGGACATGTCGGAAAATGACCTGAAGCCCGTCCGCAAGCGGCTCCAGATGATCTTCCAGGACCCCTACGCCTCGCTGGACCCGCGCATGACGGTGGGGAACATCGTCCAGGAACCCCTCGACATCCATCGCGTGGGCAGCCGGCAGGAACGCAGGGAGAGGCTGGTCAGTCTCCTCGAGATGGTGGGACTGGGCGAGGCCTACGTGGACCGCTATCCCCACGAGTTCAGCGGCGGCCAGCGGCAGCGCATAGGCATCGCCCGGGCCATCGCGCTGAACCCGAGCCTGATCATCTGCGACGAGCCGGTTTCCGCCCTGGACGTGTCCATCCAGGTCCAGATCCTGAACCTGCTACAGGACCTGCAGAACGAACTGAACCTGACCTATATGTTCATCGCCCACAACCTGGCCGTCGTCGCCCACATCAGCGACCGCATCGGGGTCATGTACCTCGGCAAGCTCATCGAGGCGGGACGGACCGACGAGGTAACGGACAACCCCCAGCACCCCTACACGCAGAGCCTGCTTTCCGCGGTCCCGGAGATCAGCAAGCGGCGCCAGAAGCAGCGCATTCAGCTCACGGGCGACGTCCCCAGTCCGGTCAACCCGCCCTCCGGCTGTCGTTTCCATCCCCGCTGCCCCATCGCCAAGGCCGACTGCGCCGAGCACGAACCGGAACTCAAACAGAACGACAGCGGCCACTGGGTGGCCTGCCATTACGCCTGA
- a CDS encoding sugar kinase, giving the protein MSSSSPSGAPSRPRYDVVTFGETMIRFSPVDGEMLEQADYLRADAAGTESNMAAALSRMGADVAWVSVLPDHPAGRWIASRLAQHGVDTSHVGWQGDQVEPSDGRGERNDRTGQAEQTDDRGDTVSRPNRPSRPGVFFLEPGSPPRGSRVVYDRAGSAATGMTPEVVEKALRSGARIVHTSGITASLSSDCRETVARVLGNRTEGGYRTSFDVNYRAKLWSPGEACAVLESMLGEVDILVSTSDDAALIFGLDGKPEETVEALHGRFGNEIVVLTMAEGGAVGWSAATGFLYTQPYVVEPVDRLGAGDAFDAGLLYGLLREDLAVGLSYGTALSALCLSERGDMTWSTLAEVQQMARPVRDSQSASSAPTVPSTGSAPSASPTPSTRTAGS; this is encoded by the coding sequence ATGTCCTCTTCCTCTCCTTCCGGCGCGCCTTCCCGACCGCGGTACGACGTCGTTACCTTCGGCGAGACGATGATCCGGTTCTCGCCCGTGGACGGCGAGATGCTGGAACAGGCCGATTATCTGCGGGCCGACGCAGCGGGCACCGAATCCAACATGGCGGCGGCCCTGTCCAGGATGGGCGCCGACGTGGCCTGGGTCTCCGTCCTCCCCGACCATCCCGCCGGGCGGTGGATCGCCTCCAGGCTGGCTCAGCACGGGGTGGACACGTCCCATGTGGGGTGGCAAGGCGACCAGGTCGAGCCGTCGGATGGGCGGGGCGAGCGGAACGACCGGACCGGGCAAGCCGAACAGACGGACGACCGGGGCGACACGGTCAGTCGGCCCAATCGGCCCAGTCGACCCGGCGTGTTCTTTCTCGAGCCCGGATCGCCGCCGAGAGGCAGCCGGGTCGTCTACGACCGCGCCGGGTCCGCGGCGACCGGCATGACGCCCGAGGTGGTGGAAAAGGCGCTCCGTTCCGGCGCCCGGATCGTGCATACGTCCGGCATCACGGCTTCCCTGAGTTCCGATTGCCGCGAGACCGTCGCCCGGGTCCTGGGCAACCGGACGGAGGGTGGTTACCGTACCTCATTCGACGTCAACTACCGGGCCAAGCTGTGGTCGCCCGGGGAGGCATGCGCCGTCCTGGAATCGATGCTGGGCGAGGTCGACATCCTCGTATCGACTTCCGATGACGCCGCGTTGATCTTCGGGTTGGACGGGAAGCCGGAGGAAACCGTCGAAGCCCTCCACGGGCGGTTCGGGAACGAGATCGTGGTGCTGACGATGGCCGAGGGCGGGGCCGTGGGCTGGTCCGCGGCGACCGGCTTTCTCTACACGCAGCCCTACGTGGTGGAACCGGTCGACCGGCTCGGCGCAGGCGACGCCTTCGATGCCGGTCTGCTGTATGGCCTGTTGCGCGAGGATCTAGCGGTTGGATTGTCTTACGGCACCGCGCTGTCCGCACTGTGCTTGTCGGAACGGGGCGACATGACGTGGTCCACGCTGGCGGAAGTACAACAGATGGCCCGTCCGGTCCGTGACAGCCAGTCCGCATCGTCGGCACCGACGGTGCCGTCCACCGGCTCCGCGCCGTCCGCATCGCCCACACCGTCCACTCGGACCGCAGGATCATGA
- a CDS encoding YheC/YheD family protein: MNTKAKFTVGILTRRAPDEQGRPFGPPTVFFEECCEAAAALDLRAVVFDAADVNSAQGTVSAATVVDGRWVECGPDPWPAVIYDRAPVLDPADARAADRARDLFDRAGIPFVNPGSFVRLAVDKLEMHRRLADAGLALPHTEILNAYALRAFLARYDHVYVKPRVGSLGTGVMEIVRTAGGRQVIRTLDATYETRGAGSAMDRIMALTAGAREEPMGCLVQQGISAEPPDERRFPRFDLRLLMQKNGQARWDLTGLAARVGQTSGPTTNLSNGARAEEAEPVLDVLYGRPLRKEILRRAEEASFAACSLLDTELGPIGEVGLDIVPDTAGLPWIIEINARPGRNVFRRIAHSADVSAPVRQRYGAIRRRSVARPFEYAKALAGIGTTA, from the coding sequence ATGAATACGAAGGCCAAGTTCACCGTGGGCATATTGACCCGCCGGGCACCCGACGAGCAAGGCCGGCCTTTCGGTCCCCCCACGGTGTTTTTCGAAGAGTGCTGCGAGGCGGCAGCTGCGTTGGACCTGCGTGCGGTTGTGTTCGACGCGGCTGACGTGAATAGCGCGCAAGGGACGGTGTCGGCGGCCACGGTCGTGGACGGCCGGTGGGTCGAATGCGGCCCCGATCCCTGGCCGGCGGTCATCTACGACCGGGCACCCGTGCTGGATCCCGCCGATGCTCGCGCCGCGGACCGCGCGCGGGACCTCTTCGACCGGGCGGGCATACCCTTCGTGAATCCCGGGTCCTTCGTCCGGCTGGCGGTGGACAAGTTGGAGATGCACCGACGCCTGGCGGATGCCGGCCTCGCCTTACCCCATACCGAGATCCTCAATGCGTACGCGCTGCGGGCGTTCCTGGCGCGGTACGATCACGTATACGTCAAGCCCAGGGTCGGGTCCCTGGGAACGGGCGTCATGGAAATCGTCCGGACCGCGGGGGGACGCCAGGTCATCAGGACGCTGGACGCAACTTATGAGACCCGTGGCGCCGGGTCGGCCATGGACCGGATCATGGCACTGACTGCCGGAGCGCGCGAGGAACCCATGGGTTGTCTGGTGCAACAGGGGATATCGGCAGAACCGCCGGATGAAAGGCGTTTTCCGAGGTTCGACTTGCGACTGCTCATGCAGAAGAACGGGCAGGCCCGGTGGGACCTTACCGGCCTGGCGGCCCGCGTCGGCCAGACCAGCGGCCCCACGACCAACCTGAGCAACGGCGCTCGCGCCGAGGAGGCCGAACCCGTCCTCGACGTGCTGTACGGCCGGCCGCTCAGGAAGGAGATCCTGCGCCGTGCTGAGGAGGCTTCTTTCGCGGCCTGCAGCTTACTGGACACGGAACTCGGACCCATTGGAGAGGTGGGCCTCGATATCGTGCCGGACACCGCCGGCCTGCCGTGGATCATCGAGATCAACGCTCGTCCGGGCCGGAACGTGTTCAGGCGAATCGCCCACAGCGCGGACGTTTCCGCCCCGGTCCGCCAACGGTACGGCGCGATACGCCGCAGGTCGGTAGCCCGTCCCTTCGAATACGCGAAGGCCCTGGCCGGAATCGGGACGACCGCATGA
- a CDS encoding bifunctional folylpolyglutamate synthase/dihydrofolate synthase: protein MNYKEALDYLYGFVDFEQRPGAAPVRMDLSGISALTEALDHPERQWKSVHVAGTKGKGSTAAMIAAIVRECGYSVGLYTSPHLVSLRERIQIDGEPISEPDFAELTERARPTIEGTGPRWKDMGSFFDVLTALAFVYFRERRVDLAVVECGLGGRLDSTNVIRPRVCAITPIGLDHTDRLGGTIAEIAREKAGIVKEGVCTVSAAQLPEASREIRKACRRQGSSLVQVGDDVRYALKEAAIGRQVIDIEAAGGTYEDLTLPLSGTYQAANAAMAVGVAQALSEGGMEITDRGVRRGLASVRLPGRMQVLQDRPWVVLDGAHNVLAAESLTDSLRGLFPVRRAIVVLSAHRDKNVGDLCAVIARYANEIIIPERCVLRKRQADPPDVAAACMGAGTPARTAPSVAAALSESIGIAGPDDLVLVTGCFALVGEALEVLNELEPEETASR, encoded by the coding sequence ATGAACTATAAAGAAGCGCTGGACTATCTGTACGGATTCGTGGACTTCGAACAGCGGCCGGGCGCCGCCCCGGTCCGCATGGACCTGTCGGGCATAAGCGCCCTGACGGAAGCCCTGGACCACCCCGAACGACAGTGGAAATCCGTACACGTGGCCGGGACCAAGGGGAAGGGATCCACCGCCGCCATGATCGCGGCGATCGTCCGCGAATGCGGTTACAGCGTGGGCCTGTACACCTCGCCCCACCTCGTCTCCCTGCGCGAACGCATACAGATCGACGGCGAGCCCATTTCCGAACCGGATTTCGCCGAACTCACGGAACGCGCTCGCCCGACGATCGAAGGAACCGGGCCGCGGTGGAAGGACATGGGTTCGTTTTTTGATGTACTCACCGCCCTGGCCTTTGTGTATTTTAGGGAACGCCGGGTGGACCTGGCCGTGGTCGAATGCGGTCTGGGCGGACGGCTGGATTCGACCAACGTAATCCGGCCCCGGGTCTGCGCGATTACGCCCATCGGACTGGACCACACGGATCGGCTCGGCGGGACGATCGCGGAAATCGCCCGCGAGAAAGCCGGGATCGTGAAAGAAGGCGTCTGTACCGTTTCCGCCGCCCAGCTACCGGAGGCGTCCAGGGAGATCCGAAAAGCCTGCCGGCGCCAAGGGAGTTCCCTGGTGCAGGTGGGCGACGATGTGCGGTACGCGCTCAAAGAAGCGGCGATCGGCCGGCAGGTGATCGACATTGAGGCCGCGGGCGGGACGTACGAAGACCTTACGCTGCCGCTCTCCGGGACGTACCAGGCCGCCAACGCGGCCATGGCGGTGGGGGTGGCGCAGGCGCTTTCCGAAGGGGGCATGGAAATCACGGACCGGGGCGTGCGCCGCGGCCTGGCCTCGGTGCGGCTGCCCGGACGCATGCAGGTCCTTCAGGACCGGCCCTGGGTAGTGCTGGACGGCGCCCACAACGTGCTGGCGGCCGAAAGCCTGACGGACAGCCTGCGCGGCCTGTTTCCGGTCCGGCGCGCCATTGTCGTGCTCTCCGCGCACCGGGACAAGAACGTAGGCGATCTGTGCGCGGTCATCGCGCGGTACGCCAACGAGATCATCATCCCCGAGCGGTGCGTGCTGCGGAAACGGCAGGCGGATCCCCCGGACGTGGCTGCAGCCTGCATGGGTGCGGGAACACCTGCCCGGACGGCGCCGTCGGTGGCGGCGGCCCTCTCCGAATCGATCGGCATCGCGGGACCGGACGACCTGGTCCTGGTGACGGGGTGTTTCGCGCTGGTGGGAGAGGCCCTGGAAGTGCTGAACGAACTGGAACCCGAAGAAACGGCAAGTCGTTGA